One Malania oleifera isolate guangnan ecotype guangnan chromosome 10, ASM2987363v1, whole genome shotgun sequence genomic region harbors:
- the LOC131166487 gene encoding uncharacterized protein LOC131166487, which yields MRKDTRGQNCPMIEEILEVLGYTNEQKVRYVTFKMSGDAKRWWLSMKLLDEQRYFPLSIREEKIEEFTNLTQGNMTVGEYAAKFVELSRFAPFLIPNEARKIRKFEKGPRRRIYKLVVGFQVHSDLVYKASMLEKNIQGSTESTEQKKRPAPSSFQT from the exons ATGAGGAAGGATACTAGAGGGCAGAACTGCCCAATG ATAGAAGAGATACTGGAAGTACTTGGCTACACGAAtgagcagaaggtccgttatgtTACATTTAAGATGTCAGGGGATGCAAAACGCTGGTGGCTTTCTATGAAGCTGCTAGATGAACAGCG gtatttcccCTTATCTATCAGAGAGGAGAAGATTGAGGAATTCACTAATCTGACACAGGGGAATATGACCGTGGGGGAATATGCGGCTAAGTTTGTTGaattgtcacgttttgctccattCCTGATCCCGAATGAGGCGAGGAAGATTAGGAAGTTTGAAAAAGGTCCGAGACGAAGAATTTATAAGCTTGTTGTAGGGTTTCAGGTTCACTCAGATTTGGTATACAAGGCTTCGATGTTGGAAAAGAACATCCAGGGTAGTACAGAGTCgacagagcagaagaagaggcctgcaccttctAGTTTTCAAACATAG